DNA from Archaeoglobus veneficus SNP6:
GTAGTCTCCATTTTTTCCAGCATTACAACGTTCAGGATGACTACACGCGGTAAACACACGATTCAAACCATAGTGGAGCTTGACGGCGACGTAATTACGAAGGTGCCCCACGATGTGGACAGAAGATTGATGGACATTCACAGTAAGAATGTAGAACTGGCCATGTTCATCTGGTTTGAGAACGTTAAAATTTTGATAAGACTCCTATGTTTGCTGAGATTCAGACCCGTCAGTATCTTAACGAGACTTCTTCTGAAAATAGCTTCTCACATACTCTAAACCCTGTAAACCGGAGCGTCTAAGGCGTGGGAGAGAAAGTCAATGTACGACGGGGCCGGATCGATTGCTCTTGTCCTGCTGTCGTATATCTCAAGCTTAATTCCGCTCTTCTTTATGGCGGATGCGAGCATCTGGAGCTCCTCTTTAATTGATTTTCCGTACAGCGGCGTGTTCGCTTTTCCGTCCGTAATCAGAACTCCCTTAACGATGGAATCTCTGTTCTTCAGCCTGAAGCTTCTCGCAAGGACGAGGAGTGTCTGAAGGGCTGAGGAAAGGGGTGTTCTCCCTCCTATGACAACATTATGCAGCGCATCCATCACGCCCGAGTACCTCCTCGTTGGAGGCACGAGCACTTCCGCTGCGTGTCCCCTGAAGGTAATTAAAGCGAGGGAATCTCTCTTCACATAGCTGTTTTCAATGAGTTTCGCAGCAACACCTTTCGCAATCCTAATTCTCCGCATTGCTGCCATACTTCCGCTCGCATCGAGCATGATAACCGTAAGCCTCGGCAGTTTCACCTTTCTAACTCTAACTCTGATGTCCTCATCGCATATCTGCCTTCTTCCGTTCATCGCAGCAGTCCTTATTGTCGCAACGATGTCAACGTCACTGGCTACTCCAGGAACGCTCGAAATCGGGTAACCATGGGGGTGACCTATAACTGTGGCCCTTTCATCCCTCGAGCCTCTTGAAGCTCTCTTTGCTGTGCTGACACCACCCTTGGAGAGGTCTACGTCAACGCTTGCCGCATCATACTTGCTTGTTGCATTACCTTTTGCGTTGCCGTCAGCGTTGCTGTTGTTTTGCTTATGTTCGTGGGGGTGCTGCTTGCCCTGGCTCTCTTTTTTGTTCTCTTTGTCCCTGACCTTGTTTTTATTATCCTGCTTCTCCTTCTCTATTTTTGGGGGAGGAGGTGTGTCGAAGGGTTTTGACTTCAGACGGTGTGGCAGGGCAAGCTCCATGGCCTTCTTTAAGTCTTCCAGATTTACCTTCTTCCTCCCATCGAGTGCTGCTATTGCCTTCGCAGTCCTTACTGTCACTATCTCGGCCCTGTGGGTCCTTATGCCCTGTTCGACTATAGTCTCGGAAAGGAGCTTCAGCAAGTCGTCATCCATCTCTACCTCGCCAAGAATCTCTCTCGCCCTGATTATCGACTCTCTGATTTTACTCCGCTCTCCCTCGTACTTTCTGCAGAACTTCTCCGGGTCGGTCTGGAACTCCTCGACCCTCTTTACAATTTCAATTCTTTCTTCAACACTGCTTGAACCTTCAACGCTGACATATAAGCCAAATCTGTCGAGTATCTGCGGCCTTAACTCACCCTCCTCAGGGTTCATGCTGCCGACAAGGATAAAGCGTGCTGGGTGCCTCACCGATACACCTTCCCTCTCAACGACATTCCAGCCCATGGCAGCAGCGTCAAGCAAAATGTCGGCTATGTAGTCGTCGAGAAGGTTAACTTCGTCGATGTAGAGTATGTTTCTGTTCGCCTCTGCAAGCAAGCCGGGCTGTAAAGCTCTGATTCCCTCCTTAAGGGCTTTCTGGATATCAAGCGTTCCAACAAGTCTATCAACGGTGGCGCTTAATGGCAGATCAACGACTCGCATCTTCCTGCTTTCGACTTCGATTCTACCTCCTTTCTTATCCTGCAGGCACGCTTCGCACATCTCGAGTTCGTTATAAGGGTTGCAGTTGAAAGGACAACCTTTCACAACATCTATTTCGGGAAGAACGTCTGCCAGAGCTCTTACGAGGGTTGACTTGCCCGTTCCCTTGTCTCCGGAGAGCAGAACTCCGCCGATTGCTGGGTTAACAGCGTTGCACAGGAGAGCAAGCTTTGCTTTCTCCTGCCCTACTATTGCAGCGAATGGAAAAACTCTCATTTCTGCACCTCGTGTAGCAAGAGATGGCGAATTGTTAATAATATTTACGACAAAATTTGTGTTTTGCGACGATAGAGGTGAGGCAATGATTTTACTTGGAGATATCTATAAATTCTCTCGTGTGGATATATTGTTGTGGAAAGGCAGGACAAAAAGTACAGAATACTGAACAGCATGTATGAGGCTGTCGTTTACGTAATGGCCGTAGTAATGTTCTTTCTGCTCATAGGGAACGTCTACACGATTCTAAGGCAGCTTCCAGAGACTATCCTCACCGGCGACAAGCACCTCTTTGACACGATGATAACACAGGTTCTGACTTTCTTCGTTCTGATCGAGCTAATAAGGGCCTTCACAGAGTATCTCGAGTTCAGGAGAGTTCGTCTATATATCATGGCAGAGCTTGCAGCCATATTTGTCCTCAGAGAGATTCTGATAATGCTCTATGCACAGGAACTCGACTGGCTCAAGCTTCTGTCTATCTCCGTTTTGCTCGTTTCGGTTGCAGTGGTTAGAACCCTCGCAATTATCCACACTCCGGCAAAGAGGTAAAGCTTATTTCCTTGCAGAACCACTTTTTCTCATGAAAAGACTTATCTTCGTTCTGCTCGCAGCCCTGATACTTGCAGGATGTGCAGCAGAAGAGGAAAAAGCGGTTAATGAGAAGGTCGTCGAAACTGAAGGCGATAAAGTTGAAAAAGAGTTCACGGTTAAGCTGCCATTCAAAACGTTTCCCGAGAAATACACGTGCAATGGTGAGGATGTGTCCCCACCCATAGCAATAGAGGGCGTAAGCAAGGAAGCGAAGAGCATAGCCATAATAATGGACGATCCCGACGCACCCCTTGGCACATTCACCCACTGGGTAATCTGGAACATCCCGGCAAACATTACCTCGATACCTGAGAGTATTCCTCCCGAACCTGTCGTTAAAGAGCCTATCAGCGCCGTTCAGGGTAAAAACGACTTTGGCAGAATAGGTTACGGTGGGCCGTGTCCGCCGTCGGGTGTTCACAACTACAAAATTAAGGTCTACATCCTCGATACCTTCCTGAACCTCGATCCGGGAGCAACGAAGGAAGAACTCGAGAACGCAATGAAAGGACACATCCTGCAGTACGCAGTGGTTACTGCGAGCTATGGCAGATAACATTTTATACGCTTGTGAGAAGTTGTGCTGATGCTTCCTGATGTGCAGACTCTCAAGCCAGACATACCCGTGAACCTCAGCAAGGTGGGGGCAAGGGGGATAAAAAAGCTCGTCATGGTTACAAAGGGAAAGGGCAGGCCTGCCATACTTATCTCAACCTTTGATGTTTTTGTTGACCTCAAACCCACCAGAAAAGGAATAAACCTCAGCAGGAGCTTCGAAGCGATAGATGAGGTTATTGAAAGTCTGACAGCAAAGCCCGTCAGATGGATCGAGGAATTGAACCTCAAGATAGTCGAAACTCTCCTTGAAAGACACGAATACGCAAATAAGGCAGAGGTATACATGGTCTCGGAACTCATTCTCCGAAAGCGTACCCCAGTAAGCAATTATCAAACTCAGGAAGTCGTAAATGTGCTCTGCGAGGCGAGTAAGGATAGAACCGGGGACAAAAAAGTGTTTATCGGCGTGGAAGTTTCCGGTATAACTGCATGTCCCTGTGCACAGGAACTTGTCAAGGCAAAGGCTGCTGAAAAGCTTCTGGCAGAGGGTTTCAGTGAGGAGGATGTGAAGAAGGTTCTATCCGCGGTGCCGGTAGCGACTCACAACCAGAGGGGGAAAGCTACGGTCAAGGTACAGATAACCGATGGGTTCAAGGTTTCAATAGAGCAGCTAATAGACATTGCAAAGGCTGGCATGAGCTACGACATCTACGAGCTCCTGAAGCGTGAGGATGAACTTGCGGTTGTTGAGGGCGCACACAGCAACCCTGTATTCGTCGAGGATAGCGTGAGAATCATGGCCAAAACGGCAGTTGAAATGCTCAAAGATGCGCCCGATGAGATAGTTGTTTTCTTCAGACAGGAAAACGAGGAAAGCATCCACCAGCATAACGTGATGGCTGAAAGGGTTGCCACGATAGGAGAGTTGAGGAAAGAATTATACGGCTGAGCTACTCAAAGGCAAATATCACGACTCCTCTATCCTCATACACCTTCTTGAGAATCCCGTCGAACTGTTCTGGCTTCGCTCCATACTCTTTCCTTTCCTGATGCCCCACAACTACATAACTCACGTTGTACTTCTTCAGCAGCTTCTTCAGCGTCCCGACATCGTGCGTAGTGTATATCGCTCTCAAATCAGCCATCCTCTTCGCAAGTTCTTCTCCATTGCCCCTCCATTGCACCTCATGACACGCCCAGCCGACTATCGTTGGATTGCCCGTAAATGCAGCAAATCTTCCGCCATACGTGTAGCACTTTGATGCAGCCTCCGCTATAACACCTCTCTTCTCTCTTAGCCACTTGATTGCCTCGTACTCTCCGTAAGCCCTTGTGAACGCCATGCCGTCAAGGGTCATTTCCGCCTTGTAGTGTCTCACTGGAGTTGCGATGGTAGGATAAGCGAGGCTCATGGCGAAGAGGACGAGCATGAAGATTGCAAGCGCATTCTTTTCTCTCAGGATACTCCTTAAACCTCCTGAACCCCCCAAACTCAAACTTCTGAAAACGTCTGACAGGGCGATAGCTCCCGGCAACGTTAGCATGAGCCACGCTGCAAGGTAGAATTTGAAAACTGTGTTCAGTCTCGACTCTATCGCCACGAATTCGGGGATTAGTATGATTAAACAGGCTGCGAATATGAGGAAGGCGAAGAATTCCTTTCTCTTAATAGACCTTCTGAGAGACGCAGCAAGAAGAGGGATCACGGGCAATGCGATAGGAACAATGATCGAAGATAGGAGGGCTACTGGTAGAGCCATGAGCATGGCTCTGAATTCGCTCCTCAGGTAGTAGTATGCGAAGGCGAGCTGAATTGAGAAGAACAGGAGAAATTCTCCAAGGTCACTTCTCTCCTCCACGAGCAGAGGTTTTGCGGAGGCAGAGTGGATGGTAGTTGATGCGAGGAACGTTACGATGCAGCACGCAGCAAACAGTACGATTCCTTCCCTCCTTCTTACGGCAGCAACACAAGCAATCAGCAGAAGCATTATTGGTGAATCCCATGAGTTCGTGATGTATATGACCGCAGACAGCAGAACGATCCATGGTTCGACGTTCTTTCCACGGTAGAACTCGTAAAGAAGGGAGATCATCAGAATCTTGACCGGTATCGCAACTACATGGGCGTGGAAGTCGGCATGTATGAAGCTGAAGTAGGGAAACTCGTTTATTGTGCCTTCTATCACCCTCGTTGCATTCCAGTAGTACAGAAAGCCAGGCAGCTTCATTGCGGCAATATCAGAGGCGAGTTCGTAAACTGCATACAGGTTGCCTGAGAACAGCACAAACACAACGCTGAACAGAGCAGTCCTTTCCACCCTCACCCTATCTCCTGCGTTCAGTCCACCTCTAGCGTTCCGCAACACCGAACTCAGGAATCCATAAACGAGCATGCAAGAATGGGCAGCTACACTTGCTATGGCTATGTTAAACCCCACTTCGGGTGGAGAAAAGCTCATCAGTGTTGTCGCTGCTCCGATGACGTAGCCGAAGTAGTAGTAGCAGTCTATCACACCGCCAGCGAAAAAGGGGTCGAAGGGGGGGAATCGCTCGGCTTTCAGCACCGCGTTCATGAACGCCATATCCATGAGCTTCTCCGCCCCTATCACGTCTGGCAGCAGGAAGCGGAGGAAAAGGAAGTAGGCAAATGCAGCTATAAACACACTCTCAACCTTTCTGTCAAAAAACGGCTTCCTGAGGCAAAGCACGCCGGCAGCACAGAGTGGTGCGAGAGTGGCGTAAAAAGCGGTTGAAAAGGGCATGAAATGGGCGAGAATGTAGGAGATGAATGAAAGAGTAACGAGGGAGATGAAGCGAGCCTGGTAGTATTTGAGGCGCGCATATCTGAAGGGCTGTGTTATCAGGACTGAAAGGGCGAGGTATGCAGCTATGCACGCAGCATACATCGAATCACCTCAACTCCCTGAGCCTTATATTAAGAGATGCAACGGCTACGAGGCCAAGAATTAGCGTAATGAGGTTCTTCAGTCCGTGGTCAATCAGTGAGACTGCAAACGCAAGGCTTGCGTCCATGCCCGACATGCTCGATGCGAAGATTCCGGTCATGACCGCTTCGTACGTACCTATTCCACCCGGAGTAAGGGGTATAACCTTCGACACGTTTGCAATGGATACTGCAAGCATCACTGCCGGAAGAAATACAGGATTTGCAAACTGCGCCCCTCCAAGTCCGATGAGCACGAGGTAGCAGACGATGACGTCGATTAACCAGATTATTGCAGACTGGACGAATATAACTGCGGAATTCCTCATGTCCATCAGTCTCTTCGCATCCCTCGCAATTCTGCCCAGAATGTTCTCCATTCTCGAGAATGCTGCAAGTAGGGCCACTATCACGAAAAGCATTGCCAGAGCGTAGAACGGAGATGGATTTGAGAAGCCTGTTACGGCTATAGCCACGAAAGCTATGAACACGACCGCAGCAAGGTCAAAGATTCTCTCAACTGCAAGACCTGAGATGGATGTAGTGAAGGGTACATCCCTCAGCCTGAAAACGTAGGCTCTCGCCACGTCCCCCACTCTCACAGGCGTCACAACGTTCATTGTCTGGCTGATTGCTACGCTTTCAGTAGAGAAAACGAGCGAGACTGTGTATCCAAGCCGTGAGACTATGTATCTGAACCTCTCGCCCCTTACCACATACGACAGCGCGTAGATAACTGCAGCGAGGGTGATGTAGTAGGGATTCGCTGAGAGAAGTATGCTGACGACGTTTTCAAGTCCAACAAAAGATGCGATGCCTGCAATAATTGAAACGGCAAGGATAATTGAAAATACAAGAAACTTTCTGCTCGATCTTGTTTCTTCCGCCCACATCTGGAAGAGCTTACCAAGCATGTAGCCCGAGTCCTTTGCAAGGCTAATCTTGCTATCTTTGCTCTGCTTCCACTCGACGGGGATCTCCTTTATTCTCAACCCTTCCCGCTGTGCGAGAACGAGCACCTCTGTGTCCCAGAACCAGTGCCTGTCTTTTGCCTTCTTACCGAGATCCAGGATTAAATCCTTCTTGAACGCCTTGAACCCACACTGGTGGTCTTTTACCTTTGAACCAAGCATGAAACGAACGAGGAAGTTGTACACCTTCGATGCAACGTTCCTTCTGACAGGCCTCTCGGCTTTGCTACCCTTTGTGAGCCTTGAGCCTATCGCAATGTCGTAGCCTTCGACGGCTATCGCATCTATGAGTTCCTTCAGGTGCTTCAGATCCGTTGAGAGATCAACGTCAACGAAGGCGACAATGCTGCCCTTTGCAGCCTCAAAAGCCCTGAGAATGGCCCCACCCTTTCCGAGCCGCTCATCTGAATGCAGGTGCCTGATTCTGTTACCGTCTGCAAGCTTTGCGGCGATTTCAGCAGTACCATCTGTGGAGCCATCCTCCGCTATAATTACCTCGTAATCGTAGCCAATCTTTTCAAGGGCCTTGATTATCTCCATTACAGCCATTTCAAGCCTCATGGCCTCGTTATAGGCCGGCAGAACCACTGAAACTACTGGCTTCTCTTGCATCAGCCCAAGGCATTCGAAATTGTATTAAACTATTTTCAATAGGACTGTTCGTGAAACGCGTTCAGAGCCTGCTTGGTGTCATCATATTACTGGCGCTCTTCTACACCCTCAGGGATGACTTAGGGAAGGTTGAAGGATTTTTACCTCACTTTTTCCTTATTGCTGTCATTTCGTATTCGATACTCAACCTCCTGCTTGCGTTCAGAATCCAGTACCTTCTCCAGAAAATGGGCATCGCTGCTAACTTCGGGTGCGTTCTCGTGGCTCATCTTGGCGGGATGATCGCCGGCGACGTAACTCCCGGCAGAAGTGGCTATCTAAGCACAGCAAAGTTCCTATCGAGGTGTGGGAGTAACGTCAGCACAGCGATGGCAGCGATTCTCGCCCCACAGGGCGTGGAGTTTATCGTTAAAGGAATTGGAGCGATGCTGGCAATAGCGTACTTTCACTCAGGCGGAGCGATTGCTGGAATAGCGATTATTGCTGTGGGGGCGATAATTCTCTGTTTGCTCTGGAGCAGGAGATTTGATAGACTGACAGGCTTCGTGGAATCAATGCCTTTGGGTAAGCACGTGCTGTCCATGAGAGAAGATGGGATGAAAATGAGGGGTTATGTTATGCAGATACTTGCAGTCAGCCTTATCGGTTGGCTCCTCGTGGGCATTCAGTGGTACTTCGTCGGACTTTCGCTTGGAATGAAGCTGAGATTTCTGGAATACTTGCTTCTTCAGCCCCTCCTTACAGCCCTCATGTTCGTCCCCATAACACCTGCTGGCCTGGGTATAATGGAGTCTGCATCTGTTGTAGTTCTTTACATGCTTGGAGTTGAGCCATCGATTGCGGCGGTTTTTGCAGTTCTGACG
Protein-coding regions in this window:
- a CDS encoding VWA domain-containing protein, whose translation is MRVFPFAAIVGQEKAKLALLCNAVNPAIGGVLLSGDKGTGKSTLVRALADVLPEIDVVKGCPFNCNPYNELEMCEACLQDKKGGRIEVESRKMRVVDLPLSATVDRLVGTLDIQKALKEGIRALQPGLLAEANRNILYIDEVNLLDDYIADILLDAAAMGWNVVEREGVSVRHPARFILVGSMNPEEGELRPQILDRFGLYVSVEGSSSVEERIEIVKRVEEFQTDPEKFCRKYEGERSKIRESIIRAREILGEVEMDDDLLKLLSETIVEQGIRTHRAEIVTVRTAKAIAALDGRKKVNLEDLKKAMELALPHRLKSKPFDTPPPPKIEKEKQDNKNKVRDKENKKESQGKQHPHEHKQNNSNADGNAKGNATSKYDAASVDVDLSKGGVSTAKRASRGSRDERATVIGHPHGYPISSVPGVASDVDIVATIRTAAMNGRRQICDEDIRVRVRKVKLPRLTVIMLDASGSMAAMRRIRIAKGVAAKLIENSYVKRDSLALITFRGHAAEVLVPPTRRYSGVMDALHNVVIGGRTPLSSALQTLLVLARSFRLKNRDSIVKGVLITDGKANTPLYGKSIKEELQMLASAIKKSGIKLEIYDSRTRAIDPAPSYIDFLSHALDAPVYRV
- a CDS encoding phosphate-starvation-inducible PsiE family protein, giving the protein MERQDKKYRILNSMYEAVVYVMAVVMFFLLIGNVYTILRQLPETILTGDKHLFDTMITQVLTFFVLIELIRAFTEYLEFRRVRLYIMAELAAIFVLREILIMLYAQELDWLKLLSISVLLVSVAVVRTLAIIHTPAKR
- a CDS encoding YbhB/YbcL family Raf kinase inhibitor-like protein; protein product: MKRLIFVLLAALILAGCAAEEEKAVNEKVVETEGDKVEKEFTVKLPFKTFPEKYTCNGEDVSPPIAIEGVSKEAKSIAIIMDDPDAPLGTFTHWVIWNIPANITSIPESIPPEPVVKEPISAVQGKNDFGRIGYGGPCPPSGVHNYKIKVYILDTFLNLDPGATKEELENAMKGHILQYAVVTASYGR
- the mptA gene encoding GTP cyclohydrolase MptA; its protein translation is MLPDVQTLKPDIPVNLSKVGARGIKKLVMVTKGKGRPAILISTFDVFVDLKPTRKGINLSRSFEAIDEVIESLTAKPVRWIEELNLKIVETLLERHEYANKAEVYMVSELILRKRTPVSNYQTQEVVNVLCEASKDRTGDKKVFIGVEVSGITACPCAQELVKAKAAEKLLAEGFSEEDVKKVLSAVPVATHNQRGKATVKVQITDGFKVSIEQLIDIAKAGMSYDIYELLKREDELAVVEGAHSNPVFVEDSVRIMAKTAVEMLKDAPDEIVVFFRQENEESIHQHNVMAERVATIGELRKELYG
- a CDS encoding DUF2298 domain-containing protein is translated as MYAACIAAYLALSVLITQPFRYARLKYYQARFISLVTLSFISYILAHFMPFSTAFYATLAPLCAAGVLCLRKPFFDRKVESVFIAAFAYFLFLRFLLPDVIGAEKLMDMAFMNAVLKAERFPPFDPFFAGGVIDCYYYFGYVIGAATTLMSFSPPEVGFNIAIASVAAHSCMLVYGFLSSVLRNARGGLNAGDRVRVERTALFSVVFVLFSGNLYAVYELASDIAAMKLPGFLYYWNATRVIEGTINEFPYFSFIHADFHAHVVAIPVKILMISLLYEFYRGKNVEPWIVLLSAVIYITNSWDSPIMLLLIACVAAVRRREGIVLFAACCIVTFLASTTIHSASAKPLLVEERSDLGEFLLFFSIQLAFAYYYLRSEFRAMLMALPVALLSSIIVPIALPVIPLLAASLRRSIKRKEFFAFLIFAACLIILIPEFVAIESRLNTVFKFYLAAWLMLTLPGAIALSDVFRSLSLGGSGGLRSILREKNALAIFMLVLFAMSLAYPTIATPVRHYKAEMTLDGMAFTRAYGEYEAIKWLREKRGVIAEAASKCYTYGGRFAAFTGNPTIVGWACHEVQWRGNGEELAKRMADLRAIYTTHDVGTLKKLLKKYNVSYVVVGHQERKEYGAKPEQFDGILKKVYEDRGVVIFAFE
- a CDS encoding flippase-like domain-containing protein — its product is MQEKPVVSVVLPAYNEAMRLEMAVMEIIKALEKIGYDYEVIIAEDGSTDGTAEIAAKLADGNRIRHLHSDERLGKGGAILRAFEAAKGSIVAFVDVDLSTDLKHLKELIDAIAVEGYDIAIGSRLTKGSKAERPVRRNVASKVYNFLVRFMLGSKVKDHQCGFKAFKKDLILDLGKKAKDRHWFWDTEVLVLAQREGLRIKEIPVEWKQSKDSKISLAKDSGYMLGKLFQMWAEETRSSRKFLVFSIILAVSIIAGIASFVGLENVVSILLSANPYYITLAAVIYALSYVVRGERFRYIVSRLGYTVSLVFSTESVAISQTMNVVTPVRVGDVARAYVFRLRDVPFTTSISGLAVERIFDLAAVVFIAFVAIAVTGFSNPSPFYALAMLFVIVALLAAFSRMENILGRIARDAKRLMDMRNSAVIFVQSAIIWLIDVIVCYLVLIGLGGAQFANPVFLPAVMLAVSIANVSKVIPLTPGGIGTYEAVMTGIFASSMSGMDASLAFAVSLIDHGLKNLITLILGLVAVASLNIRLRELR
- a CDS encoding lysylphosphatidylglycerol synthase transmembrane domain-containing protein — protein: MKRVQSLLGVIILLALFYTLRDDLGKVEGFLPHFFLIAVISYSILNLLLAFRIQYLLQKMGIAANFGCVLVAHLGGMIAGDVTPGRSGYLSTAKFLSRCGSNVSTAMAAILAPQGVEFIVKGIGAMLAIAYFHSGGAIAGIAIIAVGAIILCLLWSRRFDRLTGFVESMPLGKHVLSMREDGMKMRGYVMQILAVSLIGWLLVGIQWYFVGLSLGMKLRFLEYLLLQPLLTALMFVPITPAGLGIMESASVVVLYMLGVEPSIAAVFAVLTRISGVIADLPGVYAFLVSSDHT